A stretch of Scheffersomyces stipitis CBS 6054 chromosome 2, complete sequence DNA encodes these proteins:
- the FST6 gene encoding Fungal specific transcription factor (go_funtion DNA binding; transcription factor activity; zinc ion binding): MAFHVNTFRAMDQSKLENRKQESHSRERPAFHDPLGPVVGTTITNQTGANNRSEHTFAPENGKQIRFENSSGNSSDNSSDNVVDNSSVAMSRRFSKNENNGGAATLKNSRNTMVDEGYSHKASFKVKSEPRKRHRLTLVCNNCKKRKIKCNKQVPCDSCVKSGNSQSCCYDAALSPSNTTMPYVSSARRPIVLKEEQIVMPKRHKTSQDRKLIPHTTTIGNKAAYNAKNDVFHSAIVASNGNNGETYSGNVDSSGGGQKVNIYKKELDALKERIRQLESLNGSQTALAPTSGAYSAVSESNMTPSLVPTSSYAVDESAQKQMNLPPPPSSSILSSYSPLSGEQQSGSTSSTTLGTPSSVAIQKILDSKPLYQPTYNAPIKLPPINWKATQSSSTVSSTPVSDDLAKSRSHSQPDGNAQELTSLLGINPVSQQSDGINFYRFDKDTPFSWSSLMKSDDQLRSLLQYVKTQHAVLDEDISYPKSPSELEMFDTSTQEYRSLIRQTMSRTTYDHHQSLTDRITERLPEKEIVWLLIDRFFEFLYPFLPFVDQLTFIEDMERLLGPREQESTGFDIPSHIKLHKETYEHDMAMLGILLLMMRFGYLSLFRNNDDFNIETIQGGTSARVISVSRLLRHPISIDLAELARECLAGFNVLDENIPFTFSTLQLMFFMRFYCRLSPEDGWVHDVIDYHGAIVRMSLAMKLNIDPDQVHPSESPRMKNLRRKMWNFLVIADVHNSLAFGSPLYIKEETCHTKVVYITEENSNIIGNFEREKFIFEVVHKKSYDFHVRMKSMLKFILDRNSTTPLSQIVDKLNDFEVLVNEHFGGSSIVNAICGDCKWKVVCNKGDYVNILNEDDRLSLSCFERIHTIKVFLSINTFLMTIYYYMYLFYGDSSNNISWFYLKKSMIYITDLIPTYHSLLNESQTCSDFIINPTLQGLIHKSNQVQLSLIIKFSMNSGDEKLRSLLVTTYQILINLIGGISKRYYYAWKITKGHTYFLSVIQSQAFQRWMLQQGGVESRYSKYQLDGLKTIVSRCIDKTQENRENRRSGKNRNALTESECSENTQEFSRETSRTPPSLPGSNVASSPSMANTDQQWIDLIFNIKNDPATRELTLFDLFDELESNPLGAKNKLQDDK, from the coding sequence ATGGCTTTCCACGTCAACACATTTCGGGCCATGGACCAGTCCAAGCTCGAAAACCGCAAACAGGAGCTGCATTCACGTGAACGACCAGCTTTCCACGATCCTCTTGGCCCTGTGGTTGGTACCACCATTACTAATCAGACGGGTGCAAATAATCGAAGTGAGCATACATTTGCTccagaaaatggaaaacaaATCAGGTTTGAAAACTCAAGTGGAAATTCAAGCGATAACTCAAGCGACAACGTAGTTGATAATCTGAGCGTTGCCATGAGTCGAAGATTTTCCAAAAACGAAAATAATGGTGGGGCTGCcactttgaaaaattctcGCAATACTATGGTAGATGAAGGCTACAGCCATAAAGCTAGCTTTAAGGTCAAGCTGGAGCCTCGGAAGAGACACAGACTCACTTTGGTGTGTAACAActgcaaaaaaagaaagatcaAATGTAACAAACAAGTTCCATGTGACTCTTGTGTCAAGTCCGGAAACTCCCAAAGTTGTTGTTACGATGCTGCACTCAGTCCGTCTAACACCACTATGCCATATGTCTCTAGCGCTAGAAGACCAATAGTGCTTAAGGAGGAACAGATAGTTATGCCAAAGAGACACAAGACTTCACAAGATAGAAAGCTCATACCTCATACAACAACTATTGGTAACAAGGCTGCCTATAATGCAAAAAATGACGTTTTTCACTCTGCCATAGTTGCGCTGAATGGTAACAATGGTGAAACCTATTCTGGAAATGTAGATTCTTCTGGAGGTGGACAAAAAGtcaatatatataagaaGGAACTAGATGCCTTGAAGGAGAGAATTCGGCAGTTGGAGTCCTTAAACGGTCTGCAAACCGCTTTGGCTCCAACAAGCGGTGCTTACTCTGCTGTTTCGGAATCTAATATGACTCCTTCTCTCGTTCCTACATCATCATACGCCGTGGACGAGTCTGCTCAGAAACAGATGAATctaccaccaccaccttcttcttctattctATCGTCATATTCTCCCTTGTCAGGTGAGCAACAGAGTGGCAGTACATCGAGTACTACTCTTGGCACCCCTTCTCTGGTAGCTATACAAAAGATATTGGATTCCAAGCCTTTATATCAACCAACATACAATGCACCAATCAAGTTGCCTCCTATCAATTGGAAGGCCACGCAATCTAGCTCAACTGTTTCATCGACTCCAGTGTCTGACGATCTAGCAAAATCCAGAAGTCATTCACAGCCTGACGGAAACGCCCAGGAATTGACATCCCTTCTTGGTATCAATCCGGTTCTGCAGCAGCTGGACGGTATCAACTTCTACCGTTTTGACAAAGACACCCCCTTCAGTTGGTCGTCTCTAATGAAGAGTGATGACCAATTACGACTGCTCTTGCAATATGTCAAAACTCAACACGCAGTGCTAGACGAGGATATCAGTTATCCCAAGAGTCCTTCCGAGTTGGAAATGTTTGATACTAGCACCCAGGAGTATCGGTCTTTAATTCGTCAAACTATGTCTAGAACTACTTATGACCACCACCAATCGCTCACTGATCGTATTACCGAACGCTTAccagaaaaggaaataGTGTGGTTGTTGATCGATCGATTCTTCGAATTCTTGTATCCGTTTTTACCCTTTGTCGATCAATTGACATTTATAGAAGATATGGAAAGACTATTGGGTCCAAGAGAGCAAGAGTCTACTGGCTTCGATATTCCTTCACATATAAAGCTACACAAAGAAACGTACGAACATGATATGGCAATGTTAGGAATATTGTTGCTTATGATGAGATTTGGTTACCTCTCtcttttcagaaacaaTGATGATTTCAATATCGAGACAATTCAAGGAGGAACTAGTGCAAGAGTTATATCAGTACTGCGTTTACTTCGTCATCCTATATCTATTGATTTAGCAGAGTTGGCCAGAGAATGCTTAGCTGGTTTTAATGTTCTTGACGAAAACATTCCATTCACTTTTTCTACCTTGCAGTTAATGTTTTTCATGAGATTTTACTGTAGACTCCTGCCAGAGGACGGCTGGGTTCATGATGTAATAGACTATCATGGCGCCATAGTGCGAATGTCTCTTGcgatgaagttgaacattgATCCAGATCAGGTACATCCTTCGGAGAGTCCCagaatgaagaatttgCGAAGGAAGATGTGGAATTTCTTGGTTATAGCTGATGTTCACAACAGTCTAGCATTCGGTAGTCCGTTGTatatcaaagaagaaacttgcCACACAAAAGTTGTATACATCACTGAAGAAAATAGCAACATCATAGGCAATtttgaaagagaaaaattcatttttgaagttgtccaTAAAAAGTCTTACGATTTTCATGTTCGTATGAAGTCAATGTTGAAGTTTATCTTGGATAGAAACTCCACTACTCCATTAAGTCAAATAGttgacaagttgaatgaTTTTGAAGTATTGGTGAACGAGCATTTTGGAGGCTCTCTGATTGTCAATGCTATCTGCGGAGACTGTAAGTGGAAGGTGGTTTGTAATAAGGGTGATTATGTTAACATATTGAATGAAGACGACCGGCTCTCGTTGAGCTGTTTTGAGAGAATTCATACAATCAAAGTCTTCTTATCGATCAATACCTTCTTGATGACTATTTATTATTACATGTATTTGTTCTATGGGGACTCCCTGAACAATATTTCGTGGTtttacttgaagaaatcgatgaTCTATATTACTGATTTGATCCCTACCTATCACAGTCTCTTGAATGAATCTCAAACATGTTCtgacttcattatcaacCCTACTTTGCAGGGATTGATCCACAAATCCAATCAAGTACAGCTTTCTTTAATCATAAAGTTCAGTATGAATAGCGGAGACGAGAAATTGCGTTCTTTACTTGTGACAACATACCAgatcttgatcaatttgatAGGTGGAATCAGTAAAAGATATTACTACGCTTGGAAGATTACAAAAGGACATACATATTTCTTGTCAGTGATCCAGAGTCAAGCGTTTCAACGGTGGATGTTGCAGCAAGGTGGTGTCGAGTCAAGGTACAGCAAGTATCAGTTGGACGGCTTGAAGACTATTGTTTCACGATGCATAGACAAGACTCAAGAAAACAGggaaaacagaagaagtggTAAGAATAGGAACGCATTAACTGAGTCCGAGTGCCTGGAAAATACTCAGGAATTCTCTAGAGAAACTCTGAGAACTCCGCCTCTGTTACCTGGTTCTAACGTGGCGAGCAGCCCATCGATGGCAAATACCGATCAGCAATGGATAGACTTGATTTTCAACATAAAGAACGATCCGGCCACACGCGAGTTGACGTTGTTCGACTTGTTCGACGAGTTGGAGAGTAATCctttgggtgcaaaaaacAAGCTACAAGACGATAAGTAG
- a CDS encoding 26S proteasome regulatory particle, which produces MSAMDLDNDVSTVLATIRSETESSDLMAILYQLEDYYERKLWHQLTLTLDDFYYTNRPEVTPDLKYKIYHLFITQFASKLNPIKVVDFLLESFDNSPQNTLDSLLQLKQQFISNLKKEHNIKNDDDDEFKSLVARDESVIYVNLQISRHYLLLDDLHNSEEILSTLNAKFDSADSISNFENPKINAAYYLTQCELYRKTEKYNLYYLNALLYLSSVENNLPEEDKVKLCYELGIAALLGDKIYNFGELILHDILDVIKDESSPYNWLYHLIQNLNSGNLKEFNKWYAIALQKSPFLNKFDLFLKQKIIIMSLLELISLKPTTDKNLSFQEISEFTGTPVNDVEHLIIKCFSLDLIKGYINQIDEVLVVTWLQPRILNLDQVQVLHNHLLSWNGQLDQLSKDIYKNGGTIWAGI; this is translated from the coding sequence ATGTCAGCTATGGATTTGGACAACGACGTGTCAACAGTCTTAGCCACGATCAGGCTGGAAACAGAATCGTCAGACTTGATGGCCATTCTCTACCAATTGGAAGACTACTACGAAAGAAAGTTGTGGCACCAATTGACCCTTACTTTGGACGATTTCTACTACACAAACAGACCGGAAGTGACCCCTGACTTGAAGTACAAAATCTATCATTTGTTTATCACCCAATTCGCTTCCAAATTGAATCCAATCAAAGTGGTcgacttcttgttggaatcGTTTGACAACAGCCCCCAGAATACTTTGGATAGTttgttgcaattgaagCAGCAATTTATTTCAAATCTCAAGAAGGAACACAACATCAAAaacgacgacgacgacgaatTCAAGTCGTTGGTTGCACGTGACGAATCGGTCATATATGTCAACCTCCAGATTTCTCGTCACTACTTATTGTTGGACGACTTGCACAATTCAGAAGAGATATTGAGCACATTGAATGCCAAGTTCGACTCGGCTGACAGCATCTCCAACTTTGAGAACCCCAAGATCAACGCTGCATACTACTTGACCCAGTGTGAACTCTATCGtaaaactgaaaaatacaacTTGTACTATTTGAATGCGTTGTTGTACTTGTCATCTGTAGAAAACAACTTGCCCGAAGAAGACAAGGTCAAATTGTGTTACGAGCTTGGAATTGCAGCCTTGTTAGGCGACAAGATCTACAACTTCGGTGAGTTGATTTTGCACGACATTCTCGATGTCATTAAAGACGAATCTAGTCCTTACAACTGGCTCTACCACTTGATCCAGAACTTGAATTCCGGaaacttgaaggaattcAACAAGTGGTATGCCATTGCTCTTCAGAAATCtccattcttgaacaagttcgATTTGTTCTTAAAGCAGAAGATCATCATCATGTCGTTGTTGGAGCTCATTTCTTTGAAGCCAACCACcgacaagaacttgagtTTCCAGGAGATCTCCGAGTTCACCGGCACACCTGTAAACGATGTGGAACACTTGATCATCAAATGCTTTTCGCtcgacttgatcaagggCTACATCAACCAGATCGACGAAGTGCTTGTCGTGACGTGGTTGCAGCCTAGAATCTTAAACTTAGACCAGGTTCAGGTGTTACATAATCATTTGCTCAGCTGGAACGGCCAACTAGACCAGTTGTCTAAGGACATCTACAAGAATGGCGGTACAATCTGGGCAGGCATATAG
- a CDS encoding sorting nexin-41 (go_process intracellular signaling cascade), with protein MNDDLFEDVEQDNNPSFYGNHSMLNDPYGRNHMSGLPMSHDTSGSQSVAPPPYTKSGDAPVVSAGASHDLVNSTIGLSNKIDELLQNPELQIEIVSSERLVNSSVIVYTIQLSLRDNSISIIVKRRFSEFKSLRDNLLKLFPTLIVPPIPEKHSLFSYLINSINNSNEINIIEMRKRYFKSFLTDLIFESSPKLKRCPLLHKFLDPNYELCWYNALNEPPVNLIPNNLLLGNPVNPTDQNGLYSLLPLVNGFEFDSNLDNLSSLKKLNEDWKRLNDQIRLFEFKSITIVENHSFTEVPHTLVQFEIKFHNIVRILQDLNKLNARNIKNYKGMVSNLIDLGGNLNNFSLQIFESSNHAAVSGVPSNNNLSEAIEKFGSTVDSSFLNFESFTLNHIISEWQEPVHQIIQYCISSLGLIKFYKYKIIQFKILYKLKFNKFQELLNLTNSSSTSLTTAINNANNGTIENSSLDHLKDLSSPTINTAIQNSELRKKRRQGGLSSKKSWYGLFGGNNKSYNFSLSAEELESLHSNNRSDDPQFNNYKFKYMQIEKELNKLNQLIALCDRDMTHLTEAIITTFNGFLRDLEKKWLKLMINYIKNGKQLFSENLTNWSEFKLSLSDI; from the exons ATGAACGACGACctctttgaagatgtcgaACAAGACAACAACCCTTCGTTCTATGGCAACCATTCGATGTTGAACGATCCATATGGTAGAAATCATATGTCAGGTTTACCTATGTCACACGATACCTCTGGCTCTCAACTGGTGGCCCCTCCGCCTTACACTAAGTCGGGCGATGCTCCTGTTGTATCTGCTGGTGCCAGTCACGATTTGGTAAACTCTACAATTGGCTTATCTAACAAAATAGACGAATTGCTCCAAAATCCAGAGTTGCAGATTGAAATCGTGTCCAGTGAGCGATTGGTTAACTCATCTGTAATCGTGTATACAATCCAGTTGTCTTTACGAGACAACTCGATCTCCATAATTGTCAAAAGACGATTCAGCGAGTTCAAATCGTTGCGCGACAACTTGCTCAAGTTGTTCCCTACGTTGATAGTACCTCCAATTCCGGAGAAACACTCGCTTTTCTCGTATTTGATCAATTCgatcaacaactccaacgaAATAAACATCATCGAGATGAGAAAACGGTACTTCAAAAGCTTCTTAACCGACTTGATATTTGAATCCTCgcccaagttgaagagatgTCCACTCTTGCACAAGTTCCTTGACCCTAATTACGAGTTGTGCTGGTACAATGCCTTGAACGAGCCTCCAGTAAATCTCATCCCAAATAATTTGCTTTTGGGCAACCCAGTAAATCCAACAGATCAAAATGGGCTATATTCTTTATTACCCTTGGTCAATGGGTTTGAGTTCGACTCCAACCTCGATAATTTAAGTTCTCTCAAGAAGCTTAACGAGGACtggaagagattgaatGATCAGATAAGACtatttgaattcaaaagCA TTACCATTGTAGAGAACCATAGCTTTACTGAAGTTCCGCATACGTTGgttcaatttgaaatcaaattcCATAACATAGTCCGGATATTACAAGACCTCAATAAGTTGAACGCGCGTAATATCAAGAACTACAAAGGTATGGTCCTGAATTTAATTGACTTAGGCGgaaatttgaataatttcTCCTTACAAATATTtgaatcttcaaatcaTGCTGCAGTTTCCGGGGTTCCAAGTAATAACAATCTCAgtgaagcaattgaaaaattcggGTCCACTGTCGACAGtagtttcttgaattttgaAAGCTTTACACTCAACCATATCATTTCAGAATGGCAAGAGCCAGTTCATCAGATCATACAATATTGTATTTCGAGTCTCGGATTAATTAAATTctacaagtacaagatcATTCAATTCAAGATTCTCTACAAGCTCAAGTTTAATAAATTCCAGGAGTTGTTAAACTTAACCAATTCATCCTCTACTTCATTGACGACAGCCATCAACAATGCCAATAATGGCACCATTGAAAATTCTAGTTTAGATCATTTAAAGGATCTTAGTAGCCCTACCATTAACACGGCTATCCAGAATTCAGAGCTCagaaaaaaaagaagacaaggCGGATTGTCTTCGAAAAAGTCATGGTATGGGCTTTTTGGGGGTAATAATAAGCTGTACAATTTTTCGTTAAGTGCAGAGGAGTTGGAGAGTCTacacagcaacaacagaagTGATGACCCCCAATTTAATAATTACAAGTTCAAATACATGCAGATCGAAAAGGAGTTAAACAAATTGAACCAATTAATAGCATTGTGTGATAGAGATATGACCCACCTAACAGAAGCAATTATAACTACTTTCAACGGGTTCTTGAGGGACttagagaagaaatggcTCAAATTAATGATTAATTATATCAAGAACGGCAAGCAGTTGTTTAGCGAGAATTTAACCAACTGGTCCGAGTTCAAGCTTTCCTTGAGCGACATTTAG
- the SIR3 gene encoding NAD-dependent histone deacetylase SIR2 (Regulatory protein SIR2) (Silent information regulator 2) (go_component chromatin silencing complex~go_funtion DNA binding~go_process chromatin silencing; regulation of transcription, DNA-dependent) produces ILAYQPDPELMQYYRNTLVNFGLMKFLKDFVPERITKIDLCRLVLNLGYPKESISNQRFLTTKQVAGILVSLILNDPQVNQSQSYSDFAAYHHPTSDYTIPKLLSDLTSAKKIMVISGAGISTSLGIPDFRSFKGLYAQLEHLNLKDPQKVFDMGAFQKDPSIFYSIAHLVLPPEGRFSMLHSFIKLLQDKGKLLRNYTQNIDNLESRVGIHPDKLIQCHGSFGSASCLTCSNRFAGHKIFEHIRHQHVPRCSTCWKTIQEAVIIHGVIKPDITFFGEDLPKKFYRLLEPDCQTCDLVIVVGTSLKVEPVSSIIDKIPRSVPRVLINKDPIPDRDFDLSLIGLCDDVVCHLTRELGASWDIPHPNFVPSTEFTVTPHELYSKSYNIVKKET; encoded by the coding sequence ATCTTGGCTTATCAGCCGGATCCAGAACTCATGCAATATTATCGTAACACCCTCGTCAACTTTGGACTcatgaaattcttgaaggacTTTGTTCCCGAGAGAATCACCAAAATAGACCTCTGTAGATTAGTACTCAACTTGGGCTACCCCAAGGAATCCATTAGTAACCAACGATTCTTAACTACCAAGCAAGTTGCCGGGATTCTCGTACTGCTCATACTTAACGATCCGCAGGTaaaccagagccagagctACTCCGACTTCGCTGCGTACCACCATCCCACTTCAGACTACACAATTCCTAAGTTACTCCTGGACTTGACGCTGGCCAAAAAGATCATGGTGATATCCGGAGCAGGAATTCTGACGTCGTTGGGTATACCAGATTTCAGATCGTTCAAAGGGTTGTATGCGCAATTGGAACATCTCAATTTGAAGGATCCTCAAAAAGTATTTGACATGGGTGCGTTCCAGAAGGACCCCAGCATCTTTTATTCAATCGCCCATTTGGTACTTCCACCAGAGGGAAGATTCTCTATGCTCCATTCCTTTATAAAATTGCTCCAGGACAAGGGCAAGTTGCTCCGGAACTATACACAGAACATTGATAACCTTGAGTCCAGAGTCGGGATCCACCCCGATAAACTTATTCAATGCCACGGCTCGTTTGGTTCAGCCAGCTGCTTAACTTGTAGCAACAGATTCGCTGGCCACAAGATCTTTGAGCATATCAGGCATCAGCATGTTCCACGGTGTTCCACCTGTTGGAAAACGATCCAAGAGGCAGTAATTATCCATGGGGTTATTAAGCCCGACATCACGTTTTTTGGTGAGGACTTGCCAAAGAAGTTCTACCGTTTGCTTGAGCCGGACTGCCAAACCTGTGACTTGGTCATCGTGGTGGGGACCTCCTTGAAAGTAGAGCCAGTGTCCAGCATAATCGACAAGATTCCCAGAAGCGTCCCCAGAGTGCTCATCAACAAAGACCCCATTCCAGATAGGGACTTTGACCTCAGCTTGATAGGTTTGTGTGATGACGTCGTATGTCATCTTACTAGAGAGTTGGGAGCTAGCTGGGACATTCCTCACCCCAACTTTGTCCCTTCCACTGAGTTTACTGTCACACCTCATGAGCTCTACAGCAAGAGCTACAACATtgtcaagaaggaaacaTAG
- a CDS encoding predicted protein: protein MAVLAPLVSANRALFDEDTNSQRCSGMYAKHDWGGSYKPQISLSLSQFDKYKYDSKKDNAEEHDEDISVSFIIFEYKDLGNIGVELSDGSSKYICDDYAIDTLGICEAKQKGKFLLNSNSTNSTIMTSQLIHLGPSDIHYSVNRTGYYCVSTYNFDKKYRGVINFQNAFGQLSASEIPKLPAYGILTLCYAIALALFGFQFFKKRKENQILPLQRYLLAMLGFLAFDTMVVWSYYDLVNRTKNPSNAFVTFYMFFLSLMNAAKITFSFFLLLCISLGYGVVLLKLDKKTMLKCKILGVVHFVASIVYLVATYYGGSSKSTTSGGNIGEGSMGSFLGLLPLIPVTITLTIYYIAILVSIKKTTANLHKQRQIIKLQLYENLFRIIFFSVVLTFGGLILSSIVYLSMSTTDMIEEHWKSAFFIFEFWPSVIFFFVFMGIAWLWRPTETSYMLAISQQLSTGEGLDDEADGQGYQQGGHEFELDDLSLISHSDDEARGPGNAEHDSFELSREAQPFPKSTDGPPGYSEVNGKENPFNDPENPFEENSSRTEGNTLFELGEDDEDDSRLVEDNDNEVVDDRLKDARHKE, encoded by the coding sequence ATGGCCGTCTTGGCTCCTTTAGTCAGTGCCAATCGTGCTCTATTTGATGAAGACACCAACCTGCAAAGATGTTCAGGCATGTATGCCAAACATGACTGGGGTGGTTCTTACAAGCCGCAGATTTCATTGCTGTTACTGCAATTTGACAAATACAAATACGACTCCAAGAAGGACAATGCCGAAGAACACGACGAAGACATTTCTGTGAGCTTCATTATTTTCGAATACAAGGACCTCGGCAATATCGGCGTGGAATTGAGTGATGGATCCAGCAAGTACATCTGCGATGACTATGCGATTGATACCTTGGGAATCTGTGAAGCTAAGCAGAAGGGTAAATTCTTGCTCAATTCCAATAGCACCAACTCTACCATTATGACTTCCCAGTTGATCCATTTGGGGCCTTCTGATATACATTACTCCGTCAACAGGACTGGATACTACTGTGTCTCGACGTATAACTTCGATAAAAAGTACAGAGGAGTCATCAACTTCCAGAACGCTTTTGGCCAATTGAGTGCCTCTGAAATTCCCAAATTGCCAGCTTACGGTATTCTCACTTTGTGCTATGCTATAGCTCTAGCTTTGTTCGGGTTCCagttcttcaaaaagagaaaggaaaaccAGATTCTCCCATTGCAGAGATACTTGTTGGCCATGTTGGGCTTTTTAGCTTTTGACACTATGGTTGTGTGGTCCTACTACGACTTGGTCAACCGAACCAAGAACCCTTCCAACGCCTTCGTAACTTTCTACATGTTTTTCTTATCGCTAATGAATGCTGCGAAAATCACCTTCTCGttctttttgcttttgtGCATTTCCTTGGGCTACGGTGTagtcttgttgaagttggacaagaaaACAATGCTTAAATGTAAAATCTTGGGAGTTGTCCACTTTGTGGCCTCTATAGTGTATTTGGTAGCCACTTACTATGGTGGATCCTCAAAGTCAACTACTTCCGGAGGCAACATTGGTGAAGGAAGCATGGGTAGCTTTTTGGGATTGTTACCTTTGATCCCAGTCACTATCACATTAACAATTTACTACATTGCGATCTTGGTGTCTATTAAAAAGACCACTGCGAACTTACACAAGCAACGCCAAATCATTAAATTGCAGTTGTACGAAAACTTGTTCAgaattattttcttttctgtcGTGTTAACCTTCGGTGGGCTCATTTTGTCTTCCATAGTCTATTTGAGCATGTCCACTACTGACATGATCGAAGAACACTGGAAGAGTGCattctttatttttgagTTCTGGCCCAGtgtgattttcttcttcgtttttATGGGTATTGCCTGGTTGTGGAGACCTACTGAAACAAGTTACATGTTGGCTATTTCTCAGCAATTATCCACTGGCGAAGGATTAGACGACGAAGCAGATGGACAGGGTTACCAACAAGGTGGGCACGAATTCGAATTGGACGACTTGTCTTTAATCAGTCATAGTGACGATGAAGCAAGGGGCCCTGGTAACGCTGAACACGACAGTTTCGAATTGTCCAGAGAAGCTCAACCTTTCCCCAAGTCTACCGATGGGCCTCCAGGATACAGTGAAGTGAATGGAAAGGAAAACCCATTCAATGATCCAGAGAATCcctttgaagaaaatagcTCAAGAACCGAAGGTAATACATTATTTGAATTGGGagaagatgacgaggaCGATTCACGTTTAGTTGAAGACAATGATAATGAGGTTGTAGATGACAGATTAAAGGATGCTAGACACAAAGAGTAG